A single Streptococcus thermophilus DNA region contains:
- a CDS encoding PolC-type DNA polymerase III, protein MSDKFKLLLKQIHFPQHEEAYNEIKSGSIESVKLFKSKRHWFFVFSFRNLLSYETFTLFDNLLHSSFDSLGAKVSYMINVEDISCDQSLLEAYFSYALDILKSSHFSIYSLFSNLGIEISNNSISVKAPAHILRENLHERFIALIADVLSNVGLSNVSISVLEDKEASSFLEEAYETNKISLQEEAESQARQALQSIVQSSPVPPPQKHQAQNFAEKQSQRVASFDKAEITPMIEVNSEENRIIFEGYIFDVEQRETKTGRIIINFKVTDYTSSFAMQRWVKDSEELVKFGMIKKGNWVRVRGRIENNPFTHSLTMNVQDIKEISHTPRKDLMPEGQKRVEFHAHTNMSTMDAIPTVEELIDTAAFWGHPAVAITDHANVQSFPHGYHKAKKAGIKAIFGLEANLVEDKVPIVYNSENLELKEATYVVFDVETTGLSAVHNDLIQIAASKMHKGNIVEQFDEFIDPGYPLSAFTTELTGITDNHVKGAKPLVQVLQEFQEFCKGAVLVAHNATFDVGFMNANYERHQLPTISQPVIDTLEFARNLYPEYKRHGLGPLTKRFGVALDHHHMANYDAEATGRLLFIFIKDVFEKHGLTNLEQLNTELVSDDSYKKSRVKHATLYVQNQTGLKNIFKLVSLSNVSYFEGVARIPRKVLDEYREGIIVGSACADGEVFDTLLSHGIDKAVEVAKYYDFIEVMPPAIYAPLIAKDLIKDEGAIEQLIRDLIEVANRLDKPVLATGNVHYINPEDAIYREIIVRALGQGAMINRPIGKGENAQPAPLPEAHFRTTNEMLDEFAFLGKDLAYEIVVANTQAMANQIEEVEVVKKDLYTPYIDRAEEQVAEMTYAKAFELYGNPLPDIIDLRIEKELSSILGNGFAVIYLASQMLVNRSNERGYLVGSRGSVGSSFVATMIGITEVNPMPPHYLCPKCQHSEFITDGSYGSGFDLPDKECSECGTEYKKDGQDIPFETFLGFDGDKVPDIDLNFSGDDQPSAHLDVRDIFGEQYAFRAGTVGTVADRTAYGFVKGYERDYNKFYRDAEVDRLAMGVAGVKRNTGQHPGGIVVIPNYMDVYDFTPVQYPADDVTAAWQTTHFNFHDIDENVLKLDILGHDDPTMIRKLQDLSGIDPKDIRADDPDVMKLFSGTEVLGVTPEQIGTSTGVLGIPEFGTNFVRGMVEETHPTTFAELLQLSGLSHGTDVWLGNAQDLIKEGIATLKTVIGCRDDIMVYLMHAGLDPKMAFTIMERVRKGMWLKISEEERNGYIQAMRENNIPDWYIESCGKIKYMFPKAHAAAYVMMALRVAYFKVHHPIYYYCAYFSIRAKAFELKTMSAGLDAVKARMEDIKEKRQRNEATNLENDLFTTLEIVNEMLERGFTFGQLDLYKSQATEFLIEGDTLIPPFIALEGLGENVAKQLVAAREEGEFLSKTELRKRGGLSSTLVERLDEMGILGNMPEDNQLSLFDDFF, encoded by the coding sequence ATGTCTGATAAATTTAAGCTTCTTTTAAAACAAATTCATTTTCCACAGCATGAGGAAGCTTATAATGAAATTAAAAGTGGTTCTATTGAATCAGTAAAGCTATTTAAATCAAAACGTCATTGGTTTTTTGTTTTTTCTTTCAGAAATCTACTGTCATATGAGACTTTCACTCTTTTTGATAATCTGCTTCATTCTTCTTTTGATTCTTTAGGGGCTAAAGTTTCATATATGATTAATGTAGAAGATATTTCTTGTGATCAATCTTTACTTGAAGCTTATTTTTCATATGCTTTAGATATTTTAAAATCATCACACTTTTCAATCTATTCCCTATTCTCCAATTTGGGGATTGAGATTTCTAATAATAGTATTTCTGTTAAGGCTCCTGCGCATATCCTTAGAGAGAATTTACATGAGAGATTTATAGCCCTGATTGCTGATGTTCTTTCGAATGTTGGTTTATCTAATGTTTCTATTTCGGTTCTTGAGGATAAAGAAGCTTCATCCTTTCTTGAAGAGGCTTACGAGACAAATAAGATCTCCTTACAAGAAGAAGCAGAATCTCAAGCTAGACAAGCACTTCAATCAATTGTTCAAAGTTCGCCGGTACCACCACCTCAGAAGCATCAGGCCCAAAATTTTGCTGAGAAACAAAGTCAACGAGTTGCAAGCTTTGATAAGGCTGAGATTACTCCAATGATTGAAGTCAATTCTGAAGAAAATAGGATTATTTTTGAAGGATATATTTTTGATGTGGAGCAACGTGAAACGAAAACAGGTAGGATTATAATAAATTTTAAGGTAACTGATTATACCTCTAGTTTTGCTATGCAACGTTGGGTGAAGGATAGCGAAGAACTTGTTAAGTTCGGTATGATCAAAAAAGGAAACTGGGTAAGAGTTCGAGGTCGTATTGAGAATAATCCTTTTACACATAGTTTGACTATGAACGTACAAGATATTAAGGAAATTTCTCATACTCCTCGTAAGGATTTGATGCCCGAGGGACAGAAGCGAGTTGAATTTCATGCTCATACTAACATGTCAACTATGGATGCTATACCAACAGTTGAAGAGCTTATCGATACAGCGGCTTTTTGGGGACATCCAGCAGTTGCGATAACAGATCATGCAAATGTTCAAAGTTTTCCTCATGGATACCATAAAGCTAAGAAAGCTGGAATTAAGGCGATTTTTGGTCTTGAAGCCAATCTTGTTGAGGACAAAGTTCCTATTGTTTATAATTCCGAAAATTTGGAATTAAAAGAAGCAACTTATGTTGTATTCGACGTAGAAACAACAGGTTTGTCTGCTGTTCATAATGATTTGATCCAGATTGCGGCATCAAAAATGCATAAAGGTAATATTGTTGAGCAATTTGATGAATTCATTGATCCAGGATATCCGCTTTCTGCGTTTACGACTGAATTGACTGGTATTACTGATAATCATGTTAAAGGTGCCAAACCTTTAGTGCAAGTTTTACAGGAGTTTCAAGAATTCTGTAAAGGAGCTGTGCTAGTCGCCCACAATGCGACCTTTGACGTTGGGTTTATGAATGCCAATTATGAAAGACATCAGTTACCGACAATCTCACAACCGGTTATTGATACTTTAGAATTTGCACGGAATCTTTATCCTGAGTATAAACGTCATGGTTTGGGTCCTTTGACAAAGCGTTTTGGCGTTGCCTTGGACCACCACCACATGGCCAACTATGATGCGGAAGCAACAGGTCGTTTGTTGTTTATTTTCATTAAAGATGTATTCGAAAAGCATGGATTGACTAATCTGGAACAGTTGAACACAGAATTGGTCTCTGATGATTCGTATAAGAAGTCTCGTGTCAAACATGCGACGCTATATGTTCAGAATCAAACGGGTTTGAAGAATATCTTTAAATTGGTAAGCCTATCAAATGTATCATATTTTGAGGGAGTAGCCCGTATTCCTCGTAAGGTTTTAGATGAGTATCGTGAGGGAATCATAGTCGGTTCCGCATGTGCAGATGGTGAAGTTTTTGATACTCTCTTGTCTCATGGTATTGATAAGGCAGTTGAAGTTGCTAAATACTATGATTTTATTGAAGTTATGCCACCAGCGATTTATGCGCCATTGATTGCAAAGGATTTAATCAAGGATGAGGGAGCTATAGAACAACTTATTAGGGATTTGATTGAAGTTGCTAATCGTCTTGACAAGCCTGTGCTTGCTACGGGAAATGTACATTATATCAATCCTGAAGATGCCATTTATCGTGAAATCATTGTTCGTGCTTTGGGACAAGGAGCTATGATCAATAGGCCAATTGGTAAGGGGGAAAACGCTCAACCTGCTCCTCTACCGGAAGCTCATTTTAGAACAACCAATGAGATGCTAGATGAATTCGCCTTTTTGGGGAAAGACTTAGCCTATGAGATTGTTGTAGCTAATACACAAGCTATGGCAAATCAAATCGAAGAGGTTGAAGTCGTCAAAAAAGACTTGTATACACCTTATATTGATCGTGCAGAAGAACAGGTTGCAGAGATGACTTATGCTAAAGCATTTGAGCTTTATGGTAATCCTTTGCCTGATATTATTGACTTGCGGATTGAGAAAGAGTTGTCCTCAATTCTTGGTAATGGATTTGCCGTAATATATCTGGCATCGCAGATGCTGGTGAACCGTTCAAATGAACGTGGCTACCTGGTTGGCTCTCGGGGGTCTGTTGGCTCTAGTTTTGTTGCAACAATGATTGGAATTACTGAGGTAAATCCTATGCCACCTCATTATTTATGTCCTAAATGCCAACACTCAGAGTTTATCACGGATGGTTCTTATGGCTCTGGCTTTGATTTGCCTGATAAGGAGTGTTCAGAATGTGGAACTGAGTATAAAAAAGATGGTCAGGATATTCCTTTCGAGACCTTCCTCGGTTTTGATGGGGATAAGGTTCCTGATATTGATTTGAACTTCTCAGGAGATGATCAGCCGTCGGCTCACTTGGATGTACGTGATATTTTTGGAGAGCAATATGCCTTCCGTGCTGGAACGGTAGGTACTGTTGCAGATCGGACAGCTTATGGTTTTGTCAAGGGTTACGAACGTGATTACAATAAGTTCTATCGTGATGCTGAGGTTGATCGTTTGGCTATGGGTGTTGCTGGGGTTAAGCGAAATACAGGTCAGCACCCAGGTGGTATCGTTGTTATTCCAAATTATATGGATGTCTATGATTTTACACCTGTTCAATATCCGGCTGATGATGTAACTGCTGCTTGGCAGACAACTCACTTTAACTTCCACGATATCGATGAGAACGTGTTGAAGCTAGATATTCTGGGACATGATGATCCGACTATGATTCGTAAGTTACAGGACCTATCAGGAATTGATCCAAAGGATATTCGAGCAGATGATCCGGATGTGATGAAACTTTTTTCAGGGACTGAGGTTTTAGGGGTAACGCCTGAACAAATTGGGACCTCAACGGGCGTGTTGGGAATCCCTGAGTTTGGGACTAACTTTGTTCGTGGTATGGTCGAAGAGACGCATCCGACGACCTTTGCGGAACTCTTACAGTTATCTGGTTTATCCCATGGTACAGATGTTTGGTTGGGTAATGCACAAGATTTGATTAAGGAAGGTATTGCCACCCTGAAAACAGTTATCGGTTGTCGTGACGATATCATGGTATACCTAATGCATGCAGGGTTAGATCCTAAGATGGCCTTTACCATTATGGAACGTGTGCGTAAGGGAATGTGGTTGAAAATTTCTGAAGAAGAGCGAAATGGTTATATTCAAGCCATGCGTGAAAATAATATTCCGGACTGGTATATTGAATCTTGTGGTAAAATCAAGTACATGTTTCCTAAAGCCCATGCGGCTGCCTACGTTATGATGGCCCTTCGCGTAGCTTATTTCAAGGTGCACCATCCTATTTATTACTATTGTGCTTACTTCTCGATTCGAGCCAAAGCATTTGAGCTTAAGACTATGTCTGCAGGGCTCGATGCTGTTAAAGCTCGAATGGAAGATATTAAGGAGAAGCGCCAACGAAATGAAGCGACTAATCTTGAAAATGACTTGTTTACAACGCTTGAAATTGTCAATGAAATGTTAGAACGTGGCTTTACTTTTGGCCAGTTAGATCTTTATAAGAGTCAGGCGACTGAATTTTTGATTGAAGGAGATACCTTGATTCCTCCGTTTATCGCACTTGAAGGTTTGGGTGAAAACGTTGCGAAGCAATTGGTTGCTGCGCGTGAAGAAGGGGAATTTCTCTCCAAAACAGAATTGCGTAAACGAGGAGGCCTATCATCAACCTTGGTTGAAAGATTAGATGAAATGGGCATTCTAGGAAATATGCCAGAAGATAATCAGTTAAGTCTTTTTGATGATTTCTTTTAA
- a CDS encoding aminopeptidase, translated as MVLPNFKENLEKYAKLLVANGINVQPGHTVALSIDVEQAELAHLLVKEAYALGAAEVIVQWSDDTINRERFLHAETNRIEEVPAYKKAEMEYLLEKKASRLGVRSSDPGALNGVAPERLFAHAKAIGAAFKPMQVATQSNKLSWTVAAAAGKEWAKKVFPNASSDEEAVDLLWNQIFKTCRVYEKDPVRAWKEHADRLDAKARILNEAQFSALHYTAPGTDLTLGLPKNHVWESAGAINAQGESFLPNMPTEEVFTAPDFRRAYGYVSSTKPLSYNGNIIEGIKVTFKDGEIVDITADQGEKVMKNLVFNNNGARALGECALVPDSSPISQSGITFFNTLFDENASNHLAIGAAYATSVEGGADMTEEELKAAGLNRSDVHVDFMIGSNQMNIDGIHHDGSRVPIFRNGDWVI; from the coding sequence ATGGTTTTACCAAATTTTAAAGAAAATCTTGAGAAATATGCTAAATTATTGGTTGCTAATGGGATTAATGTGCAGCCTGGTCACACAGTGGCCTTGAGCATTGATGTAGAACAAGCAGAGCTGGCTCACCTCTTAGTAAAAGAAGCTTATGCTTTAGGAGCAGCTGAGGTAATTGTTCAATGGTCGGATGATACTATTAATCGCGAGCGTTTCTTGCATGCAGAGACGAATCGAATCGAAGAGGTTCCAGCTTATAAAAAAGCGGAGATGGAATATTTGTTAGAAAAGAAAGCAAGTCGTTTAGGAGTCCGTTCTTCTGATCCAGGTGCCCTTAATGGTGTAGCTCCTGAACGTCTATTTGCTCATGCTAAGGCTATTGGAGCGGCCTTTAAACCTATGCAGGTAGCAACTCAGTCTAATAAGCTTAGTTGGACAGTAGCTGCAGCAGCAGGTAAAGAATGGGCTAAGAAGGTCTTTCCTAATGCTTCGAGTGATGAGGAAGCCGTAGATTTACTTTGGAACCAAATTTTCAAGACCTGTCGTGTTTACGAAAAGGATCCTGTACGTGCCTGGAAGGAACATGCTGATCGTTTAGATGCTAAAGCACGTATACTCAATGAAGCACAATTCTCAGCCCTTCATTACACAGCACCAGGAACAGATTTGACCCTTGGTTTGCCGAAAAACCACGTTTGGGAGTCTGCAGGTGCAATCAATGCCCAGGGAGAGAGCTTCCTTCCTAATATGCCAACAGAAGAGGTCTTTACGGCACCAGATTTCCGTCGTGCATATGGTTATGTCTCAAGTACAAAACCACTAAGCTATAATGGTAATATTATTGAGGGAATCAAAGTAACATTCAAAGATGGTGAAATTGTAGATATTACAGCAGACCAAGGTGAGAAAGTGATGAAGAATCTCGTCTTCAACAATAATGGGGCGCGTGCTCTAGGTGAATGTGCCTTGGTACCAGATTCAAGCCCTATTTCACAATCTGGGATTACCTTCTTCAATACCCTCTTTGATGAGAATGCATCCAACCACCTAGCTATTGGAGCAGCCTATGCGACCAGTGTTGAGGGAGGAGCAGATATGACAGAAGAGGAACTTAAAGCAGCTGGTCTTAACCGTTCTGATGTACATGTAGATTTTATGATTGGCTCAAATCAAATGAATATTGATGGCATCCACCATGATGGTAGCCGTGTACCAATCTTCCGAAATGGTGATTGGGTGATTTAA
- a CDS encoding GlsB/YeaQ/YmgE family stress response membrane protein, whose protein sequence is MIGSMIVGFLIGLIASAISNRGEHMGCIGKTFVGWFGAFVGQLLFGNWGPMLADTAIVPSVLGAVILLALFWNRNS, encoded by the coding sequence ATGATTGGAAGTATGATAGTTGGTTTTCTAATTGGCCTTATTGCCTCTGCTATTTCGAATAGAGGAGAACATATGGGTTGCATTGGTAAGACCTTTGTAGGATGGTTTGGTGCATTTGTTGGTCAGCTTCTTTTTGGAAATTGGGGACCAATGCTAGCAGATACAGCTATAGTTCCTTCGGTATTAGGTGCTGTTATCTTATTAGCCCTTTTTTGGAATCGTAATAGTTAG
- a CDS encoding NAD(P)H-dependent oxidoreductase encodes MKNILFIVGSLRKGSFNHQLAEEAEKMLAGKANVSYLEYSQLPVFNQDLESPILPVLTEVREQILAADAIWIFSPVYNFSIPGPVKNLLDWLSRALDLSDPSGPSALQDKIVTVSSVANGGHNQLFDAYKELLPFIRTQVVGDFTATRVNDTAWVDGKFVVTEEVLESLQNQAEALIEAIKSE; translated from the coding sequence ATGAAAAACATTCTATTTATCGTTGGTTCTCTTCGTAAGGGATCATTTAACCACCAATTAGCAGAAGAAGCTGAGAAAATGCTAGCTGGTAAAGCTAATGTTTCTTATCTTGAATATAGTCAATTACCTGTTTTTAATCAGGATTTAGAAAGTCCAATTCTTCCTGTTTTGACAGAAGTTCGAGAGCAGATCTTGGCTGCTGATGCTATCTGGATTTTCTCACCGGTTTATAATTTTTCAATTCCTGGGCCAGTGAAAAATTTGCTTGACTGGTTGAGTCGTGCCCTTGATCTATCAGATCCTTCAGGACCATCAGCTCTTCAAGATAAGATTGTAACTGTATCATCAGTTGCTAATGGTGGTCACAATCAACTTTTTGATGCCTACAAAGAATTGTTACCATTTATCCGTACCCAAGTAGTTGGTGATTTTACAGCGACACGTGTAAATGATACAGCCTGGGTAGATGGAAAATTCGTAGTAACAGAAGAAGTTCTTGAAAGCCTTCAGAATCAAGCTGAGGCTTTGATTGAAGCGATTAAATCAGAATAA
- a CDS encoding S66 family peptidase, with protein sequence MKKLSPNSHIRVLSPSDSIARLGGFEANLSPKETLENLGFRVSFSEHYLESDMLSSSSIKSRVADLHAAFADDSVDAILATIGGFNSNELLPYIDYDLIAKHPKIICGFSDSTAFLNAIFAKTGNLTYMGLSYSSFKMKEGQDYQIKAWLNAMTKSAYDLVPSQECSSDPWYDPTQPRHFMPTEWKIYNAGKASGTIIGGNLSTFGLLRGTPYAPQVNDYILFLEEAEEDDYHDFDRNLAAILQAYPNPKAVLIGRFPKECQMTPEILTYILDKHPLLKSIPVMYDLDFAHTQPLFTITIGAQASIDTDTLSIHIEE encoded by the coding sequence ATGAAAAAACTAAGTCCTAACAGTCACATTCGCGTACTCAGTCCGTCAGATTCAATTGCTCGCTTGGGTGGATTTGAAGCCAACCTTTCTCCCAAAGAAACGTTAGAAAATCTAGGATTTCGTGTGTCATTTTCAGAACATTATTTAGAATCTGATATGCTCTCTTCTTCTTCAATCAAGAGCCGTGTTGCTGATTTGCACGCTGCTTTTGCTGATGACTCTGTTGATGCTATTCTGGCTACGATTGGTGGTTTTAATTCTAACGAACTGTTGCCCTATATTGACTACGACTTAATTGCCAAACACCCTAAAATCATTTGTGGGTTTTCGGATTCGACAGCCTTTTTGAATGCTATTTTTGCTAAAACTGGAAACCTCACTTACATGGGACTGTCATATTCTAGTTTTAAAATGAAAGAAGGTCAAGATTACCAGATAAAGGCTTGGTTAAATGCCATGACAAAATCAGCTTATGACCTTGTTCCAAGTCAAGAGTGCTCAAGCGACCCTTGGTATGACCCAACACAACCACGCCATTTTATGCCAACAGAATGGAAAATTTACAACGCAGGGAAAGCTTCTGGCACCATTATTGGTGGAAATTTATCTACTTTTGGACTCCTTCGCGGAACACCTTACGCCCCTCAAGTCAACGATTATATCCTTTTCTTAGAAGAGGCAGAAGAAGATGACTATCATGATTTTGACCGCAATTTAGCAGCCATTTTACAAGCTTACCCCAATCCAAAAGCGGTGCTTATCGGACGCTTCCCAAAGGAATGCCAAATGACACCCGAAATATTAACCTATATCCTAGACAAGCACCCACTTCTTAAAAGCATTCCTGTCATGTATGACCTTGATTTTGCCCACACTCAGCCACTCTTTACAATCACTATCGGCGCACAAGCAAGCATTGACACTGATACTTTGAGTATTCATATCGAGGAATAA
- the rpsB gene encoding 30S ribosomal protein S2 produces the protein MAVISMKQLLEAGVHFGHQTRRWNPKMAKYIFTERNGIHVIDLQQTVKMVETAYEFVREAAANDAVILFVGTKKQAAEAVAEEATRAGQYYINHRWLGGTLTNWNTIKKRIARLKEIKQMEADGTFEVLPKKEVALLNKQRARLEKFLGGIEDMPRIPDVIYIVDPHKEQIAVKEAKKLGIPVVAMVDTNADPDEIDVIIPANDDAIRAVKLITSKMADAIIEGNQGEDASADFQEAAAADSIEEIVEVVEGDNN, from the coding sequence ATGGCAGTAATTTCAATGAAACAACTTCTTGAGGCTGGTGTTCACTTTGGTCACCAAACTCGTCGCTGGAATCCTAAGATGGCTAAGTACATCTTCACAGAACGTAACGGAATCCACGTTATCGACCTGCAACAAACTGTAAAAATGGTTGAAACAGCTTACGAATTCGTTCGTGAAGCAGCAGCTAACGATGCAGTAATCTTGTTCGTTGGTACTAAAAAACAAGCAGCTGAAGCAGTTGCTGAAGAAGCAACTCGTGCTGGTCAATACTACATCAACCACCGTTGGTTGGGTGGTACTCTTACAAACTGGAATACTATCAAAAAACGTATCGCTCGTTTGAAAGAAATCAAACAAATGGAAGCTGACGGAACTTTCGAAGTTCTTCCTAAGAAAGAAGTTGCACTTCTTAACAAACAACGTGCACGTCTTGAAAAATTCTTGGGTGGTATCGAAGATATGCCTCGTATTCCAGATGTAATCTACATCGTTGACCCACACAAAGAACAAATCGCTGTTAAAGAAGCTAAGAAACTTGGTATCCCAGTTGTAGCAATGGTTGATACAAACGCTGATCCAGATGAGATCGATGTAATCATCCCAGCTAATGATGATGCTATCCGTGCCGTTAAATTGATCACTTCAAAAATGGCTGACGCTATCATCGAAGGTAATCAAGGTGAAGACGCTTCTGCAGATTTCCAAGAAGCAGCTGCAGCTGATTCAATCGAAGAAATCGTTGAAGTTGTCGAAGGTGACAACAACTAA
- the tsf gene encoding translation elongation factor Ts has protein sequence MAEITAKLVKELREKSGAGVMDAKKALVEVDGDIEKAIELLREKGMAKAAKKADRIAAEGLTGVYVSGNVAAVVEVNAETDFVAKNAQFVELVNETAKVIAEGKPANNEEALALTMPSGETLEAAYVTATATIGEKISLRRFAVVEKTDAQHFGAYQHNGGRIGVVSVIEGGDEAIAKQISMHIAAMKPTVLSYSELDEQFVKDELAQLNHAIDQDNESRAMVNKPALPHLKYGSKAQLTDEVIAQAEEDIKAELAAEGKPEKIWDKIIPGKMDRFILDNTKVDQAYTLLAQVYIMDDSKTVEAYLESVNASVVEFVRFEVGEGIEKASNDFESEVAATMAAALNN, from the coding sequence ATGGCAGAAATTACAGCTAAACTTGTTAAAGAATTGCGTGAAAAATCTGGTGCTGGTGTCATGGACGCAAAAAAAGCATTGGTTGAAGTTGATGGCGATATCGAAAAAGCGATTGAATTACTTCGAGAAAAAGGTATGGCTAAAGCAGCTAAGAAAGCTGACCGTATTGCAGCTGAAGGTTTGACAGGTGTTTACGTTAGCGGTAACGTTGCAGCAGTTGTTGAAGTTAACGCTGAAACTGACTTCGTTGCGAAAAACGCTCAATTCGTTGAGTTGGTAAACGAAACAGCTAAAGTGATTGCTGAAGGTAAACCAGCTAACAATGAAGAAGCACTTGCATTGACTATGCCTTCAGGTGAAACTCTTGAAGCTGCATACGTAACTGCTACAGCTACTATCGGTGAAAAAATCTCATTACGTCGTTTTGCAGTTGTTGAGAAAACCGATGCACAACACTTCGGAGCTTACCAACACAACGGTGGACGTATCGGTGTTGTTTCAGTTATCGAAGGTGGAGATGAAGCTATTGCAAAACAAATCTCAATGCACATCGCAGCGATGAAACCAACTGTTCTTTCATACTCTGAATTGGACGAACAATTTGTTAAAGATGAATTGGCACAACTTAACCATGCTATCGATCAAGATAACGAAAGCCGTGCAATGGTTAATAAACCAGCTCTTCCACACCTTAAATATGGATCTAAAGCTCAATTGACTGATGAAGTTATCGCTCAAGCTGAAGAAGATATCAAAGCTGAGTTGGCTGCTGAAGGTAAACCAGAAAAAATCTGGGATAAAATCATCCCAGGTAAAATGGACCGCTTCATTCTTGACAACACTAAAGTTGACCAAGCGTACACTCTTCTTGCCCAAGTTTACATCATGGACGACAGCAAAACAGTTGAAGCTTACCTTGAATCAGTAAATGCTTCAGTAGTAGAATTCGTTCGCTTTGAAGTTGGTGAAGGTATTGAAAAAGCATCTAACGACTTTGAATCAGAAGTTGCAGCCACAATGGCAGCAGCTCTTAACAACTAA
- a CDS encoding COG2426 family protein — protein MKYIIAFLISMIPLVELRGAVPVAIASGIPWWQALVLCVIGNMLPVPIIFFFARRVLKWGADKPLIGGFFTWCLKKGHSGGQKLEKAAGDKGIFWALLLFVGIPLPGTGAWTGTLAASILDWDFKRSVLAVMLGVILAGIIMGTLSLLFGVDTLAH, from the coding sequence ATGAAATACATCATTGCATTCTTAATCTCTATGATTCCCCTTGTTGAACTCCGCGGAGCAGTTCCTGTTGCTATCGCCTCAGGTATTCCTTGGTGGCAGGCCCTTGTCCTTTGTGTGATTGGGAACATGCTTCCAGTTCCAATTATTTTCTTCTTCGCCCGCCGTGTTCTCAAGTGGGGTGCTGACAAACCTCTTATCGGTGGTTTCTTTACCTGGTGTCTAAAAAAAGGCCATAGTGGGGGTCAAAAGCTTGAAAAAGCTGCTGGAGACAAGGGTATCTTCTGGGCCCTTCTGCTCTTTGTAGGAATTCCACTTCCAGGAACAGGAGCTTGGACTGGTACGCTTGCAGCATCTATCCTAGACTGGGACTTTAAGCGCAGTGTTCTAGCTGTTATGCTCGGAGTTATCCTCGCAGGTATCATTATGGGAACTCTCTCCCTTCTATTTGGAGTAGACACTCTTGCTCATTAA
- a CDS encoding CtsR family transcriptional regulator yields MARNTSDSIEEYIKELLGQSGTAEIQRSNLADAFQVVPSQINYVIKTRFTESRGYIVESKRGGGGYIRIVKVRFSDKHHMINDLLQNLADQLSEQVFTDLIQLLFDEKIITEREGNLILATASDDVLGEDAAIIRSRILRSLLLRLDREGN; encoded by the coding sequence ATGGCAAGAAATACATCAGATAGTATAGAAGAATATATTAAAGAATTGCTGGGCCAGTCTGGAACTGCTGAGATTCAACGCTCGAACTTAGCAGATGCTTTTCAAGTAGTACCAAGTCAGATTAACTATGTTATCAAGACTCGTTTTACAGAGAGTCGTGGGTATATTGTTGAGAGCAAACGTGGTGGTGGCGGCTATATTCGCATTGTCAAAGTTAGATTCTCCGACAAACACCATATGATTAATGATTTGCTGCAAAATTTGGCAGATCAGCTCAGCGAACAAGTCTTTACAGACCTCATTCAGTTGCTTTTTGATGAAAAGATTATCACTGAGCGTGAGGGAAATTTGATTTTAGCGACTGCTAGTGATGATGTTTTAGGCGAAGATGCGGCTATCATTCGTTCGCGTATTCTACGCTCGCTATTACTTAGATTGGATAGAGAAGGGAATTAG